attaacactatgtaatatgttgacatattttagtattaagatgatgtgttcgcaactacaaacatgtgttatattttatatcaaatactgtgttttttcggccaacggcctttatttacttaataaactgagttgagttgagttgagttgaaTAAAACATATTCGTTAAGTATTTGCACAAGTAAGTGCACATGTACGACCATGGATTCCGATGACTTGAATGTTTGTTTACAGCCGACGGCCAGGTGACGCCCGATGAGTTCGTGCAGGATTGGGTGAACTTGTTCCACATTGGCGGCTCCCAGGAGGCAAATACGCTGTTCACGCGGGCCGACACGAACGACGACGGTGTCATCGACGCTAAGGACATTCCCGCCATTTTCTCGTTCTTCGATGAGAACGGTATGTTGTCGTCGCATAGAAATgaataagcctcgttctgggaacactgggcttaatgcatatgcgtgaaATGTCGACCCAGAAAGGCGTGTGCAGaacgtacaggctaatcagggacgacattttccgcctaaagtagattttttttgctaagaaaagacttcactTGAAACGAacaatacatgtaacataaagtgtcgtccctgattaacgtTTGCggacttaacgcacatacatttgGTCACGTTTCCAAATCGCAAGGCTAAAATGATAAAAGAATGTACTTTAAGCCAAATATAAAGGCGTATTACTAATACCACGCTGGTTAACTTACAGAGTTATATTGATAGTAGTATTATGTCAGTGTTACAAACAGAGACGTGCGGTGCTTAGAAAATCAAAAACAGGAGCCTTTTTTGCGAGAGTCGCAGGTTTACGCGCCGAGAAAAATTATTTATCTGTGTTTGACCTTaacattgtattatttgtatatattacatCTGTTGAGCAAATGTCTgtctttttttggaaaaaaaataggctggaaaagaaaaaaaaaacataacatgaaCATTAGCaaaatgtactgtactgtacgtTTTCGCTGTTTGCAACTACATGGAAATAAAACTTGATTAAtatggaatgtttttttgtcaatacaggcataattatgatataatattattttaaacctaatgataaaatatgacatttctgcagtgaattaacagcagtgaaaataattaatttgttattttcaccggtgaaaataacacattttcggaagtACTGTTTCTGtatttagattatcatatcaatatttttatgatcacgagtgaattaaaatcggtattccaccgattccaacaaatttttggtttattttatgctttttttcaccgtgtatttacattgtaaaagaattTAACTGGAATTTCGCTTAAAAAGTGatgtcatttcgtcgaaaaaatgacgtcatttttttaattgaaatgtattgaggcacgcctcGGAAGAAAGGGTTACCTTTTAGCGAAaaggaaacagctgttaattattttcttgaaaaagaggcataaaagaaacagaaaatcagtgtaagatcgtttgtttttTCACTCGTGATcgtgcgccactcgtgaaatatattttctatgatcacgcgtgaaataacaaacgatcttacactgacatgaacaaaaatcttctttttttagtttaaaatagTGGATGTATTACTTtgcatttacattttttgtttcgttGCTATATAAATTACTCCATGGCTTCGACTAAAATAGATCTTTTGACCATTTGGTATTGTTAGCCGACGGAACTGTGGACATCAGCGAGTTTCTGACCGCCTGGGGCAACATGTCTCTCCACCCCGTGGATCATGTGCACGCTGTCGTCGGTCGCTAGGACGCGGCGATGACGTCATGAACTACGTCATAGCGCAAATAGTTAAATATGTCAGACAATAAATACCAGCAAAGAAAATTATGTTTCGTACAACATATTGTAGTATGTCTTTTACAGTTCAGACGATAGATTAAGTTTCGATACACTTTTTGAACATGTTAACCGGGTAGTCATGAAACCCCAACATCAATGAGGCGtacatacaatattatttttagtgACTTGACCGACCATATATTTAATGTCGACCCTTAACTTTGTTTTGATATTTCGGGTCAATGTTCGATACTTTTTGataaattcattaaattaaatttgataaatcaTTTGCACTAAACTAACTATTGGGTTTTTGATAACGTTTTACACACTCGaccatatttttaaaatttactttatataaagaaaaaaatagttAAAGAAAACAAAGTGATACATACCTTGGGAGGGTTTTTTGATGTCATCGCATGTTCTTTATAGAGCAAAGAAAGACAAAAAGTTAAGGTGACCTACCAAATTTGTTGGCGatgttaatattgaaatcatgtgAAATTTTCATTTCTGCATTATAAGGTAGGTCAGTATATCTATTAATATCCTTTAAATATTTTGCAGGGCCttaattatagagaaaattaCATTTCTATCGGTTGTAAGCTGAAAATTAGTCGCAACTTAAATTGATCGTAAGCTCTTTGATAAAACGGGGCACAGGTCATTACAATATTATTTTCGACGTTCGCGTTTAAGTCATCGAGAACATGTGAGCTCATATTTTTTGTTTCAGCATAACTTCCATTTGTTATTAAACGGTACTTAACAGCGATAATTTTATTAACCTATGTATCAGAAGAAAggtaatatatacggaatattacgctagtcaattgttccaagagtttgtattcagtcgagtggcttgtgtgatgacgtatcacacgagaggcggagcctcgagtgtgatgcgaaatcacacaagccacgagactgaatacaaactcttggaacaattgactagcgtaatattccttttattatatacacaactaacgaaaacagttaacaatgtatttttgctttaacaaaactttcaaaacaatgacttaaacggtacgccatagtttatttaagacgcgtatgaatacagtttatgtaaattactgtgtaaacatttgaaccgggaaaacactGGATTCCGAcagcttaccttaatgacatcgttaatccaatgtttataacatttaAGCTGACAACTTTgattatgtttataacaaaagcgtttaaacgatatgcatttccacttctattcttccatgtcttcatcgaaacttattttaaaccacactattgtattcctatcgaaatttaTATACACTATGTACTTAACGATATAATTAATAGAGTTCGATAAACAAgacaaatatgaaaacaaatcaatCAAATCTAGAATATATCTTGTTGAAAGTACCCGAGATGCATCAATATGTAGAACAGTTAATAAAATGTAGTCATACCATTATCAGATATACAGTATACACAAAACGCACTGTGTAAATAATTTACAAAGTACCATAGATAAAAGGCGTCTGCAAACATTTTCTGCTTCATTAGCTTTTAAATGATTCAGAATTCAGGGCAACCATTATTCAAGTCAAGTTATTGTAGCCAGTTTATTCAATATTACTGTAGTCAATTTATTCATTGGTATTGTTATACGTTTATTCAGTGTTAATGCAGTAAATACATTCAATGTTATTAAAGACAGTCTATGCATTGTTATTGTAATCAGTGTATTCAATGATATTAAAATCCGTTTATTCAATGTTACTGaagtaattttatttaatgttattgaaGTCAGTTTATTCAATGTTATTGAAGACAGTATATTCAATGTTATTGAATTCAGTTTATTCAATGTTAATGAAGTCAGTTTATTCAATGTTAATGAAGACAGTTTATTCAGTGTTATTGTAGTCAGTTTATTCAGTGTTATTGTACTCAGTTTATTCAGTGTTATTGTACTCAGTTTGTTCAGTGTCATTGTACGCAGTTTGTTCAGTGTAATTTTAATCAGTTTATTCAATGTTATTGTACGCAGTTTGTTCAGTGTTATTGTAATCAGTTTATTCAATGTTATTGAAGACAGTTTATTCAATGTTATTGTAATCAGTCTATTTAGTTCTATTATAGTCagttaatacaattttatttcgttccgttaattcaatgttttatcaTCAGTGTATTTTTGTTATAAGTCAACTTAATGTGGTTTCTACTCTTTGTCTCTATGTTCACAATTTAGTTTCAATGTTGTATGTTTATATGAAGCCTGAAAAGCATAAATTGAAGTACCATGACAATCAATTTTAATTTGTCGTAATAAATATCGCACCGGCCTCATTCGTGAATTGTTGAACGGCAAATGTAAAAACGGTTCAGAACCTCAACGCAGTTTACAACAGTTATTAAAAAGCGAAATTATCCCCCGGTTTCTTGAAGCGACAGCTTTTTCGCGGTCGAATGGTAAACTTGTGTACATTTAATATTAACTTCCGCGTAACATTCTGGTTTTATAAGCGGCAAAGTCTAAGCTGTTCACAAAGACTGGTGTCTCAAACAAGGATGTTCCTCTTTGCAAGTCATAGACTGTGTATGATTGAGGTGTGCGATTTCACCATTATATATTTAAACCTGCTTTCTGATATAAACACGCAGTAAAATGGCAGTTAGATAGCGTATGCTTATAAACTGACAAGGGTATGTAGTATTTGTGTGTccgtgtaaataaatatttactgctCTTTGTCTGTATCTATTTTGGAGACTTCACTTTTACAAACATTGACAATACATGCATAAAAAGCATATCTctaagcaaaataaaattaaaaataagccCATATTCAGACTACTGAGAAAACTATCGagaaaaaaattcccaataactTGCAATACTCCCACcaagtgggcatcaaacgttttaaGAACGTTGCtgaaacgtaatatttaggtcgcaacgtcggcaaccattaccgagcGTTGTCATAACGTtgcataacaaacaataacaGGACGTTTTATCATAACGTTGCATTCTGATCACGACATAAGTACCCACATCCGAACGTTTCTGCAACGTTGCACGAGAAACGTTGGTCGAAGTATGTTGCAACAACGTTGCTTCTAGGTTATTGTGCACTCTTTTGGCGTCTGCAGTTTTTCTGCAGTTTTCTCCCTTGAATTCGCCGctagtttttgacgatgctgcaaagcatcgtctaagatatcatacaatgaaaaaatgcttcacaatggcaacctatgtaaaagaccgagccagtccgattgagatagctcgatttttctaatcgacatacctcgctgattatcattcataaaggtataggaagctcatcTATAAATAGTACAGCATTTTCTGGGAAAATGAtgtaataatagtttgaaaatgttaattttaaatcagctttattcaatatattacatgtttatagatcaatgaaacaactatgcaatttctgtattgtatttgacatttgtcgagATACAGCAAATAAATTGtgaattaaaacgtgtattatcaactttcaacgcgatcatgagtgtaaagaaaacgaattatttcgaacctgccatttgtaaacgttgtagcgactatggtatataaacaacataatagctGTAACATATCTGTGAAACTCGcacttatgcgtgctttctcattttgcatatttaataaacttttcaaacagaaattacagagccacatgtttgataattcattcgtttgttggatattgtttgctgttttaaacacatataaggtcatatcgcggaTTTAGtaaaccttaccatgtgttcatgggcaaactcacgtattcaagtgctcttacgactatgtacTCATACCtcctttcgggaatcatcatgaaattattgccatacttaacgaacaaacatgtctaagcttattgaattagagaaaaaaataatcaaaagagaaaaatttaatttcatgcacatgggcatgtgaaatcacgtccgtacacatagcatcattaacttatgaaaggaaacaacgaaatataaagtttggtatgacatacatgtgaaattaatgagcatggtgtaattaaagagcatgtcaagttttgaatttatatgctgaaacgtaatctTATAACCAACCCATGCAAAAGACGTCGGACCgcggacatttccgataaaatttgctgaggtctgGGATAATTCCCGAAACTGTCGGACCTCGtgtcagaaaaaatatataagattttAATATGCTAAAAATGCGAactagttcatgtttgttttactttgatagattatttaaatttaaaatttaaacttattttacCAACTAGTCGAACTTGCTATCTTTGCTGGTGATGCAGGGTTTTCACTGACActcaaaaaagttgtcgccacttttttgcGACGAGAAAACTTCGGTTAATCTGACCTTATCTTTAatgacaatcatttaaaaaaaaacctaaCAACTAAATACTGTCACTGACTATGTTATAACTTATTTAACTATAATTTCCTATAATTACCAAAATTACAAGAAGTAATATTAATAAGTCTTAATTCgctttatttgtatatcaataagaTAAACATCACTGgtgaccaaaataatcaaataatgttaagttGAGACAAGCTAAACGTTTAATTGACATCAAACCCAAGAGTTGGCATGGACTAGAAAGGAGTCCTTGGACACCATGGAGTGATCCGCTGCAACAGCAATGGTCTTTTTTCTCCAGACATGTGATGAGCATGAACTTCTGATCACAAACACTATCTTGCCCCTTCACACCCATTACCGAACGTCATGGATTCATCCTCGCTCAAACCACCAGCATCTTATTGACTATGTTATCTTGAGAAAGAGTTAAAGGCGAGATGAACATTGCCAAGTTAAAGACTGCCAGTTGCAAGCTTTCCTTTGTAAATGCTCTGGAAGCGCGTTGGATTGGGCATTACTCAGAAAACTGATTTATGCTACAACCACAGACACCCTTGGGGCAAGAAACACAAGGACTGGTTTGATGAGAGGACATTAAACAGTTATTGGATGAGAAACACCACTTCCACGAAGCCTACCTCAGAAACCCAAAGTCCGTAGCCAGGAATGATGCCTTCAACAAAATAAGCATAAACTTTGTCATGCTTTgatgggtgaatatttgattaggttccatttacttgtccatattcaacaattatctaaatggtagacattaacagagataagattcataattacaatgtttaataatatgtaaacaatattagataagagttcttagcagatcacacgcttaaagcagttttatgctttgtcgaagcaactaacccctatgtattttagtaacggtgtgttgtcggaattcttaaagggtaattttcttgattgttttataaaagaatatcaaacgaaaatatataataaaaaaaaacaaccatatggagctaaatatatttaaacttaacataaTAACAGTTATATTTAGTAGCTTTATatgcagaatatttataaatggtcagttatggTTCTGTCCGTAATTTTTCAAGTCGACACCGCTATGAAGAAAATTGCATCTACCGCACGGGAATGATACGGGGATACAACTTTTACCGAAAAGTTAACATTCTTTCAACCTTTTACGTCATAATTAAGCAATcaaaagagcgcgaaaaatgtaaaaatcatcaaaaagtaagtaaaatattgaacgtacttttattcaGTGTCAACACCGTTCTTCCATTTTATTTACCTTTTCCACTTTCTGTTCTgttatgattttcaaatattatgtattcttagatgccacaaaataatgtgtgcgtaatgtgtttttgagacaagtagcatgctatttgtggatgatcaaatgcctcaatgtcatcaccgttacagtCCACACCGTTATGCTGAATGAGTAACGGtgatgaca
This is a stretch of genomic DNA from Dreissena polymorpha isolate Duluth1 chromosome 7, UMN_Dpol_1.0, whole genome shotgun sequence. It encodes these proteins:
- the LOC127837469 gene encoding uncharacterized protein LOC127837469 isoform X1 → MFNKLGYIVCAFVFVTVSRCDEGQREVVLFHKVDTNQDDQLTRAELDAVFLLFDNNTDGQVTPDEFVQDWVNLFHIGGSQEANTLFTRADTNDDGVIDAKDIPAIFSFFDENADGTVDISEFLTAWGNMSLHPVDHVHAVVGR
- the LOC127837469 gene encoding uncharacterized protein LOC127837469 isoform X2 — translated: MLGYIVCAFVFVTVSRCDEGQREVVLFHKVDTNQDDQLTRAELDAVFLLFDNNTDGQVTPDEFVQDWVNLFHIGGSQEANTLFTRADTNDDGVIDAKDIPAIFSFFDENADGTVDISEFLTAWGNMSLHPVDHVHAVVGR